The DNA region CATGGACGTCGCCTGCGGCAGGAGCGCCTCCAGCGAGCCCGCGACCGCGGCCCCATCCTACCAATGGCGTTTCTCATTCGACGATTTCGTGGTCGGTCCCAACAACGCTTTGGCCCACGCGGCCTCGCAAAGCGTGTGCCGTCAGTCGCTCTCCACGGACCAGCTTTTTTTGTGCTCGGCACCGGGGCTCGGCAAAACGCACCTTTTGCAGGCCATCGGCAAGCAGCTCTTCCAAGAAGCCAACGTCCGCCGTGTACGGCTGCGCTATCTCACGGCCGAAGAATTCGCTACGCGCATGGTCATGGCTTTGCGCATGAACGAGATCGACCGCTTCAAATCCGAGTTTCGCGAGAACGTGGATCTGTTGCTCATGGAGGACATCCATTTTCTGCAGGGTAAGGAGAAGATCCAGGACGAGCTTTTGGCTACGCTCAAGGCCCTTCAGGAGCGCGGCAGCAAGGTGGTTTTCACGAGCTCTTTCCTGCCCAAGGAATTGTCCGGCGTGGACAGCCACTTGGCCTCGCGCTTTGGCTCGGGTTTTTTGACGGTCATCGAGCGGCCCGATTTCGAGACCCGCATGCGCATCGTGGAACAAAAGGCCAGGAGCCTGTATCAGGTCCATCTGCCCGAGGACGTCTCGTCGGTTCTGGCCGAACGCATCCGCTCCGACATCCGCCAGCTCGAAAGTTGCCTGCAGAACCTGATCCTCAAAGCCCGGCTCATGCGCGAGCAGATCACCATGGAGATGGCCCTGCAAGTGCTCTCCAACTACGCCCAGGAGCAGGAGAGCCCTGACATCGGCAGGATCATCGACGCAGTGTGCCGCACCTTCAGGCTCGCGCCGCCCGAACTCGCCTCCAAGAGCCGCAAGCAGGGCGTGGTCATGGCCCGCAACACCGCCTTCTTTCTGGCCCGCAAATACACCGACCTTTCACTCAACGACATCGGTCGCCACTTCAACCGCAAGCATTCCACGGTCCTCAAGGGCATCACCAAGGTCGAACGCGAGATAAGTCGACGCACGCCGCACGGTCGTCAGTTCGAGCGGGCTCTGGAAGTCCTCGATCTGTAGGGGCCGACCAAGAAGCGCCATCGAGGCGTGCCGTGAAAATCCAAGGTCGACGCACAGTTCTCCTGCGCATCAGCCTTGGATTTTTCGTGCGCCTTGTCTCCGGCTTTTTGTGAAAGGTCTGTGGAATGGTTTTTTCAGGAACCTGCAATGGCTGTTAGTTCCATGCGTCCCCAAAGGGCGATCCTGCCGTCGCACTGGGCAAAGACCCCTTCGATCCCGATCTCCTCCCAGGCCATGGCCTGATCCGTGACCGCCGCCAAGTCGCGCGACGAGCGCAAGCGGTTGCATAGAGCCGTGGCAGCGGCGTCGGCCAGGCTCGCGTCGCGGGCGCGCACAGCCACGAGATCGCCCGCGCCGAAGGAGAGGGAATGGCCGATGCGGCCCGAAGAGGCGCAGAAGCTGACCGGAAATTCGTCAGGCATGATCGTTACGCCCAGAGCCACACCATGGGATGGGTCGGCCAGGATGCCGATGGTGCGTTCCCTGGTAGAAAGAGCGTAGAGGTCGCCGCCGTTCTCAACGAGCACGTCCGGGCTCGCCTCTGCCAGCGCCTCGGCCACGCCTTGGGCTACTGCTCCGGCCACTGCCGCCATGGGGCCCACGCCCGTTCTGGCAGCGGCGTCGCACATGCGCCTTGCGATAAGCGGTGCGCCGCGAGGCGCGGCCACGGGCGAAAGGCTGGTCAGAAACTCCGGGTACAGGACCGCGTGGGCCATGATCTCGCCGCGCAGGCGCCGCGCCGCGTCGGCGGCTTCATGGGAGAGATCGCGCCGGGCCGTGATCATGAGGTCGGATTCCTCGACCACGACCTGAAACGAAACCTCGCCGGGTTGCGTGGACAGGGAGGCGCGGTAGCGGCGCGCAGGGTCGAGGTGGCCTTTGCGTCCGGGCTTGGGCATGGCGTCAGTCTCCGGAGGCGGGGCCGATGCGCAGGACCGAACCTTCGCCTCGGATGAGCGCGAAATTCCCGCATTGCCTTTGGACCGCGTTCAACTTCAGATCCTGTGCGAATTCATCTGGAGTGCCTACGTAATCCAGGCGGTAAGTGGCCGTGGAGCCCGCGTGGCGCAGGAAAACCGCCTGCCCGGCGTCGGGCAGGACGCTCGCGAGGCAGTCCATGACCTCCCGGCTCCGGTCTGGCGAGAAGAGCCCCTCGTGGGTCACGGTGAGCGGTTCGCCGTTTCTGGGCGGATAGGGCGGCCGTCCTCGTTCGTCCAGGGCGAGGGCGTCGCGCATCATGTCGCGAAGCCGCACCGAAGCCGCGATCGAGACTTGCAGGGCGTCCAGCGCATTCATTTCCTCACCGGTCTGGCGCACGGCTTCGAGGTAGGCGTCGGCCATATGGTTCAGTCGGGGCCGGACGCGGTAGAAGGCGTCGCGCGTGGGGCCAGGACCCATGTGAGCCAAAACCGCCTGTTCCAGCGCATCGAGCCGCGCCAAGCGGATAGCCTTGCGTCGGGCGGCGCGTTCGGGCGGCGGGCCGTTTTTGGGGTGAGGTCCCACAAAGGCCATACCCACGCCCGTCACGGCCGCGCTTTGCGGCAAGTCGGCGAGCGGGTCGCCCTGGGCCGACACCGGACCGTGCCATAGGCAGGCGAACAGGCAGCAGGCCAGAGCGAGAAGGCGGCATGTTGTCATCGTGATTCCTTCCGGGACGAAGCTCTTTTCGTGGTTAGGATCTCGTCCACCAGGGCCACGTAAGGCTCAATGCCGCAGGCCACGTCGTCCGGCCAGACGAACGGGGTTGGCGCGGGTTCGCTCAATGCCTGTTTGATGAGTGTTGCAAGCCTGTGAGAGTCTGCCGGATCGTCGAGTACGCAATGCGCGGGGAGAAAGAAGCTGGCGCCGTTGTCGCGCGTGGTGATGGCTTTGGCGCCCGAGGCCAGCGCTTCCAGGACCACGTTGGCGCAGGTGTCGTAGAATGTTGGCAGCACGAAGACATCCGAGGCGTGGTAGAGCCTGGGCATGTCCGTGACCCGGCCAAGAAAGATGACGCGGTTCCCTACTCCGAGCCGTGCGGCCTGCGCGGCGAAGCGAGCGGGATTACGTCCCCCGGCGACCAGGAGCCGGATGTGGGACGGCAGTTCGGCCATTGCGGCCACGGCCGTGGCCACGCCTTTGAGCATGAAGTTCGTGCCCGCGAGGCTGACCACTGCCTCACCCGTCGCGATGCCGAAGGAGGCTCGCGCGGCCTCTCTCTCGGCTTGGCTCGGCGGACGGAAACGCGTCAGATCGGGTTGGTTGTAGACCACGTCCATGCCGTGCTCCGCGAGGTGGGGGAACGTTTCTGCCATCCAGTCGCGCACGAGGTGTGAGACGCAGACCACTCGCCCGGGGACGGCAAACTGGCGCTGCTGGATGGCCCGACCCACGGCGTTGGCCGGGGATAGAGCGCGCCGCAGCCGCTTGGTGAGACGGGCCAAGCCGTATGGGTAGGCGCGGATGGATTTTTCCTGGAATACCCTCAGGGGGCCGCCGCTGACGCGGGCGATGTCCTGGGTCAGGGTGTTGCCGCAGGAGATGGCGACATCGTAGCGGCCGCGTTTGCGGGCGCGCTCGGCGGTGATGGCAAACCAGGCCGCCTTGATCGCCTTGCCCAGGGGCGGGCGGCCGAGCGTCACAACACCCACACCCGGCGGCGGATCGGTTTCGGCACGGGCGCAGAGCACGTCCACTTCGTGTCCCCTTTCCGCCAAGGCCTGGGCCAGTCTGCGGGCGAAGACCTCGGTGCCGCCATAGGTGGCTAGGCGCTCCACGAGAATGGCCACGCGCCCTGGTACGGCGTCGCCTCGCGGTGCGCCATCAGGATGTTTCCGTGAGCGTTCGAGCACGGCTGGCTCGTATCTTGCTTCAGGATTGTCGGCGTTCTTCACCGGGCGCGGCCACGTGCTCCTTCTTGTGCACGGCCTCGGCCTTGACCCTGTCGAGAAACTCCGCCAGGGCAGGCTTGACGTTCTCGCGGATGTCGCCCGCCACAAGGAGAAAGAGCACGTCGTCGCCGGGGAAGAGCAGGCCGTCGTTGGCCTCGGCCACGGCGCGCCAGATGCCGGGTTTGGCTTCGATGTCGCGGCGGATGGCCTCGACCGTGTCGCGATCGACATGTATGTCCACGGCTTCGACGGTTTCGTGCCCCGCGCGCGACCAGCCGCGCACGACGCCGTTATGGACCAGGACCATGCCCACGTTTTTTTGGAATTCCGGGTCTTTCTTGAGTTCGGCAATGGTTTTTGAGATGTCCATGAGAGTATCTGACCTCTTCGGATGTCGTTGATCTGACATAATACCCTCGGGACGGGCCGATGTATAGCTTTTCCGAGTTAGTTGAAAATCTGCCGAGCGTGGGGCAGGCGCGTGTGGTGTCGAGCGGTTTTGGCGTCTGGATGGTCTGGTCCGGACAGCTCTCCAAGGCACTCACGCAGACTCTTGAGGACCACGGCGGCGTCAAGATGTCCGCCTCGGCCTCCCAGGCTCTGTGGTTCTTCTCCACACGCGAGGCCTTCAAGGCGCTCGCCCGCCTACAGATATGGGCTCGCATCAATCCTTTGCCGTTGTTTTTCGCGGTCGTGCCCGCCTCGATTCTCGTGGGTTGGAAGAACGACGTATCCCTGTCCGTTTCGGCCGAACTGCTCAAGCAGGAAGTCCATGCCCCAGATTCCTTCGAGGTACTCGTCCATCCTCGCTGCCATGAGGCTCTGGCCGGTCTGGCAGGGCTCACGCTGAAGCCGGTGGGCGCCGTGCCAGGCCTTGCCGCGGCCGAATGGAAGCGCCTGGAGGCAGAGTCGGGCTTTTCCTACGACTCTTCTCTGGCCTGGTATTTCGTCATCAAGCCGCTCGGCAATCCCGGTGAGCGCGACTACACCCTGGGCTGGCGCGGTTTCTTCAACAATGCCGAGGCCGTGTTGCGGCGCATGGGCCTTAAGTACATCTACAACGAGTCGGCGCTCATCCTTCCTCTTGAAAATCTTCGTCTGTTGCGCTCATGGACCAAGGAGATGCTGACGCTGATGCGCGGAGTCAAGGCGGATTCCGAAGCCCACTATTGGCCGTGCGTGATGGTCGCGGTGGGCAAGGAAGGACTGAACTTCAACGAGGATCTGCCGCGCAAACTGAACATCGAGTGGAATCGGCTATCCCCGGATTATCCGCACATGAGCTATCGTACCGCCTTCCTCATGGGCGAGGAATTCACGGTCAACGCCGTGAGTTATTTCAACGAGCGCCAGGGACTTGACAACTGGTGCTACGTCAGCCTCTCGCAGGCGGGAGAGGACGGCACAGGAGCGGGATCGCTTCAGGTCGATCTTCCGCGCCGCATTCTCGTGGGCACGGAGGCCGAGTGCTTCTACTGCGGACTCAAAAACCACCGCCCCTCGGCCTGCCCGTCGCGCCAAATTCCCCTCGGCAGGCCCAAGGTCTTCGAGAAATTGGCCTCCATCAACGTGGAGGACTTGAGCGCCATCTCCGCCGAAGTGGACGAGGCCTTGCAAAAGAACCCTCTACAAGCGATCCCGCCCTTGCTCGAAGCGAACAGCAGGGCCGGGCTCCTCGTCCAGGGCATGTTCGAAAACACCCTCCCATTCCAACTGCGCATGCTGGCCATGGTCTGGCGCAGCCGTTCCAAGGACTGGGAGGACGCCTTCGATTCGCTCGGTCCCGAGGAAGGCGAGTTCATCTGGAATGCCTTGGAGAGCCTGCGCAAGGACGATCGAGCCTCGGCAGAGCAGTTGGCGGCGCACGCCATGGCCCGCTATCCGCGCAGCTATCAGCCGAGAGCCCTGAACGCCTTCCTGCTGATGGAGGCCGACGACCACCAGCAGGCCATGTTCTTTTTCCAGGAGGCGGAACGGCTTTCTTACACCCCTGTGCAGCGGGCCGTATTGTGCATGTTCATGGGCAGGCTCTGGGAATACCAGTACGAGTTCGGCAAGGCCGTGGCGCTCTACAAGCAGGCCGAGGGCCATGCTCGGGGATGGAGCGACGCGCTGTACAGGCAGGCCGTCTGCCTTGTCAAGATGGGCTTTACGGAGCACGCCATCGGCATCATCCAGCAACTTGTGGAGCGCGATCCTCACATGTTTAACCGGATCGTGATCGATCCAGAATTGGAACGGGGCCGTTTCAGCATCCTGTCTGCCTTGTGGGACATCTGGCGCGAGACCCGGGACGAGGCGGGCAAGGCCAGGAAGATCGCCGAGGAATTGGCCGGTAAACTCGATTTGTGGTTTTCGCCGGAACACGAGTTTCTGGAGGTGGCCGCTCCCCGCATCGACAAACTTCTCGCCCTGACCCGGGTGGAAAATTTCGTCTCCTACCGCCGCCTCATTGCGGGCACCAAAATATTCAATCAGGAATTGCAGGAAAAGGTGGCCCAGGAGATCAAGCTTTTCGAGAAGCGCGTCACCCAGCTCATTGAGCGCCTCTCCTTCGTCCAGCGGGATGCCTCGTGGTTTCCGTTTCCCAAGCTGCTGCGGGATTTCAACCACGATTTCAACTTCTGCGCCGACAAATTGAACTGGATGCGCACCCAGCATATGCAGATCGCGGAGAATTTCCGCAAGGCGCAAGGCTATTTGGCCGATGTCGAGGAGCGACTGACAGTCCTGCAAGGCAGGCTGGTGACGCTGCGTATCATCCGCGATTCGACATTTTTCGTCCTGCTCCTGGGGCGAAATTTCATCTGGTTGGAGCTCATCGGGCTCGCCTTGGCCCTGGTCATGGTTCCGGCCATCATCTACGGGGCGCAGCACTACTTCGAATCATGGGCCCTCGATCTGCTCACCCGGCAGAAGTGGCAATTGCAAAAGGGGCTCATCGTCATCTTGTCCGTGGTGGCCATGATCGCGGCGGCCATCAAGACCGCGGTCTCGTTCGAGCGCAAGAAGGAAGAGCTCTTCAGCGCGGAATACGAGAAAGAACTGCGCGAACAGGCGGGCCGCAAGAAGACCAGAGGCAGGCGCAAGCCTGCGTCCGCTTCGGGCGGAGTTGGAAAAGGCAAGGCCACGGCGGCGAAGGGAGCGGCAAAGGCTGCTCCCGCCAGGAGCGGGGGTAAATCTGGCCGTCAAGCGGGGGCTTCGGCCGGGACAGCGCGGAGCAAGGGCGGCAGATAACACGTCGCCCGTCGGGCATCGGTCTGGCGGGAAAGCTTGCGGATATTTTTCCGCCACGAAGCGCGAAGCGGCAGAAGCGGACAAAAAAAGCGGGGTCCGAAGACCCCGCTCGAATGATCAGAAGGCGGTTCGCTGTTTAGACACAGCCGGTGGGCTTGGGCAGGCCGGCCATCTTGCAGGCTCCCTTGCCGGGTCCGGAGGGGAACAGCTCGTAGATGTGCTTCAGCTTGTAGCCGGTCACCTTGGAGAGGATGCGCACCATCGGGGCGATACCGTTCTTGCGGTAGTAGTCCTGGAGGAAGTCGATGACCTTCTGGTGCTCGTCGGTCATTTCCTTGATGCCTTCCTGCTCCTTGACGTACTCCACCCACTCGGGGCTCCAGTCCTCGAACTTCTGCAGGAAGCCGTCCTCGTCAACCTCAAAGGTCTTGCCCTGGAATTCGACAGTCGCCATTGTTCTCCTCCTTGAAGAGTTGGTTTGCGGGTTTTAGCACCCTGATACCGGCCTGTCAAAATGCTTGGAACCTCTGGCCGGTCACCTCGTATTCGATTGCGGCCCCGTAGGCCGACAGTCGCTGTGTCGGGCGTCATGGGTTCTAAATTGTGCGCGCCGATTTCGTCAATAGTTGATTTTTTTTTCACAAAGCGATGACGAACTCCACTTGTCACGGCGGCCAGCCGTCCGTGCGAAGTACGGAATTGTTTGTCATCAGTTTTGATTTGTTGATGTATTGCGCGCGTGTCCGGTTCACAGCTTGGCCGGGAACGGCTGGTCTCCTGGCCTTTCGCCATGCCTCCCGGACGCGCGGGGAAAACGACGCCGTGCGTCCGGGGGCCAAGGCGTCCGATTTCCTTGCCTAGGAAATCTGGCGCAAGTGCTCGCGGGCGAATTCGAGTGAGGGGTCCATTTCCAGGGCCTTGCCCAGGTATTCACGCGCCTCTTCGTGGCGGCCGGAGAATTTGTGGCACAGGCCCAGATTGGCCAGGTCCACGGCCGAACCGGCGTCGAGGTCGAGGGCCGCGCCGAAATCCTCGGCCGCCGCAGTGTATTCCATCTGCTTGAAACGGCACACGCCGCGTAGGTTGAAGAACTCCTTGGCGCCAGCCTCAAGGGCGATGGCCTTGTCGAGGTAGGGCAGGGCGCCGGCGCAGTCGCCGAGTTGGGAGAGGCTGTAGCCCGCGTAAAAAGCGCACAGCGAGGTGTCCTCGTCGCCTTTCTGCCGGGGCAGTGCGGCGTCGAACTTGATGAAAGCCAGGCCCGGATCACCCGCGTTGAGCGCGGCCAGCCCCTCGAAGAAGGGCAGGAAGTGGGCGTCGGGGTAGACGCTTTCGATGACCTTCAGGCCGCGCACGGCAGTCTCTTGATCGCGTTCCTCGCAGAGTCTGCGGCCCACGTAGAGGCCCAGGCAGGCCTCGCGGCTGCGTTCGCGGAAGCGCAGTCCCGGAGCGAAGTTGTAGTTGGTGGGCACGCCGAGGTCGGGGTGGCTCGTGTCGATGCTGTACAGGGGGTAGCCCATGGTCATGAGGCCATCGGCCAGGGCGCGCAGTTCCTCCCGGATGTCGTCGTGCTCCACGCTCGGCAGGGCTGCGAGATCGACTTCGCCGCCCTTGGTGAGCCAGGCGGCGTCGTCCATGTCGCGCGGCTTGTAGAGGCCCGACGGTTCGTAGCGCGCGGCGCTCTCGAAATCGCCCGCGAGTTGGGCCACTTCGGTCAGGGCGCGCACGGCGGCCTTGATCGGCGAACTGGCCGTGCCCGCCGTGAGAACGATTTCCGAGAGGGCCGGAAAGGTGCTCGGATCGTAAGCCACGGCTCCCACCGTGGGCACGGGGAAGCCGAGCGAGAAGTCTTTCATCCAGACCTGCACGCCATTACTCGTAAAACAGCCCAACAGCCCGGCGAGCGCCGGGTCGTTCGTGGCGGGCCTGATGGTGGGCAGATCCGCGGGCTGCGCGTCGTCGATGACGGCGCTGACGTGACGCTCCACGAGCTCGCAGCCGCCCTGCAGAAGCGATTCCTCCAGGGTGTTGCCCGCGCTCGATCCGTTGAATTCGTTCAGCAGCTTGAACCAGTTGGCGGGCACGTAACGCATCTCGCCGCTTGGCACATGCATGGCCGGACAAAAGCGCCAGGGCAGAAGGTCGAGCAGCATCCGCGCTTTGTCCTCGTCCATGGTCTCGCCCACGGACAAAAGGATTTCGGAGATCGGCATCAGGGCCTCGCCGAAGACGGCCTCGGCCTCGCTCCAGGTCATCTCTTGAAAGTTCTTCTCATTGTCGAAGAAGGCGAAAAAGCTGTAGCGCTCCACAAGCTCCATCAGGGCCGAGGCCTCGGCCTGCTCCGGCGAGGCGCCCTTGCCCATCTGCTTGTGCGAGGGCGTGAGCACCCGGGCCTTGGGGCCGTAGAGGCTTATGTAGACCGGAATGCCGAGGCGTCCGGTGTCGATGCGTTTGGTTCCGGCCAGAACCCCTTCGGCCTTCTCGGCCAGGAGCGCACGCACCTTGGCCACGGTTTCGACGGGGCTGATCGCCTTGTCCTGGTCCTTGGTGTAGGTCTTGAGGCAACTTGCAAGCTTACGCATGGGTCTTCCGGGTCATCCTGTAAATGGTGGAGAGGTGTTTTTCCGGTGTGGGGCCGCTGTCGTCGGTTTTGTCCGCCGAGTCGTGGGCGGAGCTTTTGAAGCCGATGGTGCATGCCTTGATGTCGTAGGCATCCTGGGCGAGGGAGAGAAACTTTTTGGCCTGACGGCAATAGTTGCGCGCTAGGACGATCTCCGCGCCGGGCCGCAGGGAGATGTGCGCGTCGAGGAACTT from Alkalidesulfovibrio alkalitolerans DSM 16529 includes:
- the dnaA gene encoding chromosomal replication initiator protein DnaA; this encodes MKHGWEHILEILEKRLNPGLFKVWIKPLNAEFKGGDLVLTAPNDFVASWVRDRLVGMIREAASQALGVSPEIVVRAASAKPALAGAKPALVTSAMRTMDVACGRSASSEPATAAPSYQWRFSFDDFVVGPNNALAHAASQSVCRQSLSTDQLFLCSAPGLGKTHLLQAIGKQLFQEANVRRVRLRYLTAEEFATRMVMALRMNEIDRFKSEFRENVDLLLMEDIHFLQGKEKIQDELLATLKALQERGSKVVFTSSFLPKELSGVDSHLASRFGSGFLTVIERPDFETRMRIVEQKARSLYQVHLPEDVSSVLAERIRSDIRQLESCLQNLILKARLMREQITMEMALQVLSNYAQEQESPDIGRIIDAVCRTFRLAPPELASKSRKQGVVMARNTAFFLARKYTDLSLNDIGRHFNRKHSTVLKGITKVEREISRRTPHGRQFERALEVLDL
- a CDS encoding UPF0280 family protein; translation: MPKPGRKGHLDPARRYRASLSTQPGEVSFQVVVEESDLMITARRDLSHEAADAARRLRGEIMAHAVLYPEFLTSLSPVAAPRGAPLIARRMCDAAARTGVGPMAAVAGAVAQGVAEALAEASPDVLVENGGDLYALSTRERTIGILADPSHGVALGVTIMPDEFPVSFCASSGRIGHSLSFGAGDLVAVRARDASLADAAATALCNRLRSSRDLAAVTDQAMAWEEIGIEGVFAQCDGRIALWGRMELTAIAGS
- a CDS encoding glycosyltransferase family 4 protein; protein product: MAILVERLATYGGTEVFARRLAQALAERGHEVDVLCARAETDPPPGVGVVTLGRPPLGKAIKAAWFAITAERARKRGRYDVAISCGNTLTQDIARVSGGPLRVFQEKSIRAYPYGLARLTKRLRRALSPANAVGRAIQQRQFAVPGRVVCVSHLVRDWMAETFPHLAEHGMDVVYNQPDLTRFRPPSQAEREAARASFGIATGEAVVSLAGTNFMLKGVATAVAAMAELPSHIRLLVAGGRNPARFAAQAARLGVGNRVIFLGRVTDMPRLYHASDVFVLPTFYDTCANVVLEALASGAKAITTRDNGASFFLPAHCVLDDPADSHRLATLIKQALSEPAPTPFVWPDDVACGIEPYVALVDEILTTKRASSRKESR
- a CDS encoding molybdenum cofactor biosynthesis protein MoaE, translated to MDISKTIAELKKDPEFQKNVGMVLVHNGVVRGWSRAGHETVEAVDIHVDRDTVEAIRRDIEAKPGIWRAVAEANDGLLFPGDDVLFLLVAGDIRENVKPALAEFLDRVKAEAVHKKEHVAAPGEERRQS
- a CDS encoding tetratricopeptide repeat protein — protein: MYSFSELVENLPSVGQARVVSSGFGVWMVWSGQLSKALTQTLEDHGGVKMSASASQALWFFSTREAFKALARLQIWARINPLPLFFAVVPASILVGWKNDVSLSVSAELLKQEVHAPDSFEVLVHPRCHEALAGLAGLTLKPVGAVPGLAAAEWKRLEAESGFSYDSSLAWYFVIKPLGNPGERDYTLGWRGFFNNAEAVLRRMGLKYIYNESALILPLENLRLLRSWTKEMLTLMRGVKADSEAHYWPCVMVAVGKEGLNFNEDLPRKLNIEWNRLSPDYPHMSYRTAFLMGEEFTVNAVSYFNERQGLDNWCYVSLSQAGEDGTGAGSLQVDLPRRILVGTEAECFYCGLKNHRPSACPSRQIPLGRPKVFEKLASINVEDLSAISAEVDEALQKNPLQAIPPLLEANSRAGLLVQGMFENTLPFQLRMLAMVWRSRSKDWEDAFDSLGPEEGEFIWNALESLRKDDRASAEQLAAHAMARYPRSYQPRALNAFLLMEADDHQQAMFFFQEAERLSYTPVQRAVLCMFMGRLWEYQYEFGKAVALYKQAEGHARGWSDALYRQAVCLVKMGFTEHAIGIIQQLVERDPHMFNRIVIDPELERGRFSILSALWDIWRETRDEAGKARKIAEELAGKLDLWFSPEHEFLEVAAPRIDKLLALTRVENFVSYRRLIAGTKIFNQELQEKVAQEIKLFEKRVTQLIERLSFVQRDASWFPFPKLLRDFNHDFNFCADKLNWMRTQHMQIAENFRKAQGYLADVEERLTVLQGRLVTLRIIRDSTFFVLLLGRNFIWLELIGLALALVMVPAIIYGAQHYFESWALDLLTRQKWQLQKGLIVILSVVAMIAAAIKTAVSFERKKEELFSAEYEKELREQAGRKKTRGRRKPASASGGVGKGKATAAKGAAKAAPARSGGKSGRQAGASAGTARSKGGR
- a CDS encoding TusE/DsrC/DsvC family sulfur relay protein; translation: MATVEFQGKTFEVDEDGFLQKFEDWSPEWVEYVKEQEGIKEMTDEHQKVIDFLQDYYRKNGIAPMVRILSKVTGYKLKHIYELFPSGPGKGACKMAGLPKPTGCV
- a CDS encoding YcaO-like family protein, with product MRKLASCLKTYTKDQDKAISPVETVAKVRALLAEKAEGVLAGTKRIDTGRLGIPVYISLYGPKARVLTPSHKQMGKGASPEQAEASALMELVERYSFFAFFDNEKNFQEMTWSEAEAVFGEALMPISEILLSVGETMDEDKARMLLDLLPWRFCPAMHVPSGEMRYVPANWFKLLNEFNGSSAGNTLEESLLQGGCELVERHVSAVIDDAQPADLPTIRPATNDPALAGLLGCFTSNGVQVWMKDFSLGFPVPTVGAVAYDPSTFPALSEIVLTAGTASSPIKAAVRALTEVAQLAGDFESAARYEPSGLYKPRDMDDAAWLTKGGEVDLAALPSVEHDDIREELRALADGLMTMGYPLYSIDTSHPDLGVPTNYNFAPGLRFRERSREACLGLYVGRRLCEERDQETAVRGLKVIESVYPDAHFLPFFEGLAALNAGDPGLAFIKFDAALPRQKGDEDTSLCAFYAGYSLSQLGDCAGALPYLDKAIALEAGAKEFFNLRGVCRFKQMEYTAAAEDFGAALDLDAGSAVDLANLGLCHKFSGRHEEAREYLGKALEMDPSLEFAREHLRQIS